From a single Osmerus mordax isolate fOsmMor3 chromosome 14, fOsmMor3.pri, whole genome shotgun sequence genomic region:
- the amacr gene encoding alpha-methylacyl-CoA racemase: protein MALAGVRVVELAGLAPVPFCGMILADFGAKVIRVDRTKVTMAMDTQARGKRSLALNLKTPEGVSVLRKLCVQSDVVLEPYRKGVMEKLGLGPEELLKENPRLIYARLTGYGQSGSYAAAAGHDINYLAMSGLLSMLGRRGEKPYAPLNLVADFAGGGLTCALGVVMALLERSQSGRGQVIDTSMVEGAAYVGSFMWKSRSIGMWNNPRGENMLDSGAPFYDTYQTSDRKYMAVGAIEPQFYSQLLHGLGLDDADLPSQMSFSDWPKLRQVFTDCFATKTQAEWRAVFDGTDACVTPVLSLEEVSSHPHNQQRESFLQDSQGEESPRPAPVLSRTPAQPCQGRDPFIGEHTRAVLEEYGYQPQDIDRMLSTGVLECNAAKARL, encoded by the exons ATGGCGCTAGCAGGGGTGCGCGTGGTGGAGTTGGCGGGCCTAGCCCCGGTGCCTTTCTGCGGCATGATCTTGGCCGACTTCGGCGCCAAGGTGATCCGCGTGGACCGGACCAAAGTAACCATGGCGATGGACACGCAGGCGCGAGGGAAGCGGTCACTGGCTCTCAACCTGAAGACTCCAGAGGGCGTGTCAGTGCTGCGCAAACTCTGCGTGCAATCAGATGTGGTCCTGGAGCCTTATCGCAAAG GGGTGATGGAGAAGCTGGGTCTGGGCCCGGAGGAGCTGTTGAAGGAGAACCCTCGTCTGATCTACGCTCGTCTGACCGGGTACGGCCAAAGTGGGTCCTACGCTGCCGCAGCTGGACATGACATCAACTACCTCGCCATGTCAG gtcTGTTGTCCATGTTAGGACGCCGTGGTGAGAAGCCCTACGCTCCACTGAATCTGGTGGCAGACTTTGCTGGGGGGGGCCTGACCTGTGCCCTGGGCGTGGTGATGGCCCTGCTTGAGAGGAGCCAGTCAGGGAGGGGCCAGGTCATCGACACCAGCATG gtggaGGGAGCAGCCTATGTTGGCTCCTTCATGTGGAAGTCCCGGAGTATTGGCATGTGGAACAATCCCCGTGGTGAGAACATGTTAGACAGTGGAGCCCCGTTCTATGATACCTACCAGAcctcagacaggaagtacaTGGCTGTCGGAGCCATAGAACCACAGTTCTATTCCCAGCTTCTACATG gTCTGGGATTGGACGATGCCGACCTCCCTTCCCAGATGAGCTTCTCCGATTGGCCAAAACTGCGTCAAGTCTTCACCGACTGTTTCGCCACGAAGACCCAGGCCGAGTGGAGGGCGGTGTTCGACGGCACCGACGCCTGTGTGACCCCTGTCCTCTCACTCGAGGAGGTCAGCTCCCACCCCCACAACCAGCAGAGGGAGTCCTTCCTGCAGGactctcagggggaggagagcccgAGGCCGGCCCCTGTGCTCTCGCGCACGCCCGCCCAGCCTTGCCAGGGTCGGGACCCCTTCATCGGAGAGCACACCCGGGCGGTCCTGGAGGAGTATGGCTACCAGCCCCAGGACATCGACAGGATGCTGTCCACTGGCGTGCTGGAGTGTAATGCTGCCAAGGCTAGGTTGTAG
- the gng10 gene encoding guanine nucleotide-binding protein G(I)/G(S)/G(O) subunit gamma-10 yields the protein MTSNSNLSNMRRLVEQLKLEASVERIKVSQASAELQQYCLQNAAKDALLVGVPTGSNPFREPRSCSLF from the exons ATGACTTCTAACTCCAATCTTTCCAACATGCGTCGCCTTGTGGAACAGCTCAAACTAGAGGCCAGCGTGGAACGGATCaag GTGTCTCAAGCgtctgcagagctgcagcagtACTGTCTGCAGAACGCAGCGAAGGATGCCCTGCTGGTGGGTGTTCCCACAGGCAGCAACCCCTTCAGGGAGCCCCGCTCCTGCTCCCTGTTCTGA
- the btc gene encoding probetacellulin, whose protein sequence is MATPHNLCVSMLTALLFCKYSLTESNTTTTVMVAATTVTEQPGNRTTACRHNSNRNNCTDSKDTGQWSGHFSKCPKELRHYCIHGVCRYVQEQNTPSCRCERGYVGARCEYVDLGLRVAERRQIIIACVIAGLVFLILLIVFICICTHRRQGVCRRRGRREESRNSTEKLHMVITSAGTHEPPLDATETSHTNTV, encoded by the exons ATGGCCACACCACACAacctgtgtgtgagcatgctgaCCG CTCTGCTCTTTTGTAAATACTCCTTGACTGAGAGCAACACCACAACCACCGTCATGGTGGCTGCCACCACCGTCACCGAGCAACCTGGCAACCGCACCACTGCCTGTCGTCACAATAGCAACAGGAACAACTGCACAG ACTCCAAGGACACAGGCCAGTGGAGCGGTCATTTCTCAAAGTGTCCCAAAGAGCTGCGCCACTACTGCATCCATGGGGTGTGTCGTTATGTCCAGGAGCAGAACACGCCATCATGCAG GTGCGAGCGGGGCTACGTGGGCGCCAGGTGTGAGTATGTGGATCTGGGCTTGAGGGTCGCAGAGCGGCGCCAGATCATCATCGCCTGCGTCATCGCGGGCCtcgtcttcctcatcctcctcatcgtcTTCATCTGCATCTGCACACA CCGCAGACAGGGCGTGTGcagacggagggggaggagggaggagagcaggaactcCACGGAGAAGCTCCACATGGTGATCACCAGCGCTGGAACTCATGAACCACCGCTGGACGCAACTGAGACCTCGCACACCAACACCGTCTGA
- the nxnl2 gene encoding nucleoredoxin-like protein 2 has translation MVEVFSGRTLLNKDGELVDPEEVLKNKVVGIYFSGGWCPPCRDFTPILCDFYTELVEESEPPAQFEIVFISSDKSPEDMVEYYHDMHGDWLALPWTDQYKYDLKKRYNITAVPKLVIVKENGEVITDKGRKQIRDQGLACFGSWLEVAEVFQNFKG, from the exons ATGGTGGAAGTTTTTTCTGGACGAACTCTGCTTAATAAAGACGGGGAACTTGTAGATCCCGAAGAAGTGCTGAAAAATAAAGTTGTGGGAATCTACTTTTCTGGCGGCTGGTGCCCGCCGTGCCGCGACTTCACCCCGATACTCTGCGACTTCTACActgagctggtggaggagagcgagcCACCAGCTCAATTCGAAATAGTGTTCATCTCATCTGACAAGTCGCCTGAAGATATGGTGGAATATTATCACGATATGCACGGAGACTGGCTGGCACTGCCGTGGACTGACCAGTATAAATA tGACCTGAAGAAGCGGTACAACATAACGGCCGTTCCCAAGCTGGTCATCGTGAAGGAGAACGGGGAGGTGATCACAGACAAGGGCAGGAAGCAGATCCGAGACCAGGGTCTGGCCTGTTTCGGGAGCTGGCTGGAAGTGGCTGAGGTCTTCCAGAACTTCAAAGGctag